The following coding sequences lie in one Phaenicophaeus curvirostris isolate KB17595 chromosome 5, BPBGC_Pcur_1.0, whole genome shotgun sequence genomic window:
- the WDR89 gene encoding WD repeat-containing protein 89 isoform X2, whose protein sequence is MLSVSLVSATLGSAFEMTAVEKIEEQLASLRIAKRSTLSEEPAYLLDIDVSTPAQSEGSHFVAVSCSNKSIRVYNRDTLNFLREYSSCPGILSGVRFAHACDSLVFSACSDGTVKCWDIRLATEKAVQVFSGYPSNVFISFDINCSDLILCAGTEEVEKDTFLVFWDARGVTDCARATKEPLGVYSESHNDDVTKISFHPVKPNLVVSGSTDGLVNVFDINKDNEDDALISTCNSDSSVSFIGWSGKDYRQVYCTTHDESFCWWDIAQLDTEEPITLLHVLDVRDAVCIENDSLHYLVGGLYHEKADKLFLIGGTSTGNIHLIGCGTDGLSLVSTLCGGHSATVRSFCWNLMDESLLTGGEDAQLLLWKPGAVEQSLAKKASMKIASSVQKRVRVHNSSLKSRKK, encoded by the exons ATGCTGTCTGTGTCACTG GTTTCTGCAACATTAGGATCAGCATTTGAGATGACTGCAGTGGAGAAGATAGAGGAGCAGCTTGCTAGTCTGCGCATAGCAAAACGCTCTACACTAAGTGAGGAACCTGCTTACTTACTGGATATAGATGTTTCCACACCTGCTCAATCTGAAGGCAGTCACTTTGTGGCGGTTTCATGTTCCAATAAGTCAATTAGAGTTTATAACAGGGATACATTAAACTTCCTGCGAGAGTACAGTAGCTGTCCTGGGATACTTAGTGGAGTCAGATTTGCACATGCTTGTGACAGCTTAGTGTTCTCAGCATGCAGCGATGGGACAGTGAAATGTTGGGATATTCGTTTAGCAACTGAGAAAGCTGTGCAGGTATTTAGTGGCTATCCTTCCAACGTTTTCATCAGTTTTGATATCAACTGCAGTGATCTCATACTTTGTGCTGGAACAGAAGAAGTTGAAAAGGACACGTTTCTGGTGTTTTGGGATGCGAGAGGCGTTACAGACTGTGCCAGGGCAACGAAAGAACCCTTGGGAGTCTATTCTGAAAGTCACAATGATGATGTCACTAAAATTAGTTTTCATCCTGTCAAACCCAATTTGGTGGTTTCTGGTTCAACTGATGGCTTGGTTAACGTGTTCGACATTAACAAGGATAATGAAGATGATGCTTTGATATCAACTTGCAATTCAGATTCATCGGTAAGTTTTATTGGCTGGTCTGGGAAAGACTATAGGCAGGTCTACTGCACGACACATGATGAGAGCTTTTGCTGGTGGGACATTGCTCAGTTAGATACCGAGGAACCCATAACACTGTTACATGTTCTGGATGTCAGAGATGCAGTCTGCATTGAAAACGACAGCTTGCATTACCTGGTAGGTGGCTTGTACCATGAAAAAGCAGACAAACTCTTCCTTATTGGGGGAACATCCACAGGAAACATTCACCTAATTGGCTGTGGCACTGACGGACTAAGCCTGGTGAGTACCCTTTGCGGAGGACACTCGGCCACTGTTCGCTCATTCTGCTGGAACCTGATGGATGAGTCTCTGTTGACGGGTGGAGAGGATGCTCAGCTGTTGCTATGGAAACCCGGAGCTGTGGAACAGTCCCTTGCAAAGAAAGCATCTATGAAGATTGCTTCTTCAGTACAGAAGAGAGTAAGAGTTCACAACAGCTCcctcaaaagcaggaaaaagtaa
- the WDR89 gene encoding WD repeat-containing protein 89 isoform X4, with the protein MTAVEKIEEQLASLRIAKRSTLSEEPAYLLDIDVSTPAQSEGSHFVAVSCSNKSIRVYNRDTLNFLREYSSCPGILSGVRFAHACDSLVFSACSDGTVKCWDIRLATEKAVQVFSGYPSNVFISFDINCSDLILCAGTEEVEKDTFLVFWDARGVTDCARATKEPLGVYSESHNDDVTKISFHPVKPNLVVSGSTDGLVNVFDINKDNEDDALISTCNSDSSVSFIGWSGKDYRQVYCTTHDESFCWWDIAQLDTEEPITLLHVLDVRDAVCIENDSLHYLVGGLYHEKADKLFLIGGTSTGNIHLIGCGTDGLSLVSTLCGGHSATVRSFCWNLMDESLLTGGEDAQLLLWKPGAVEQSLAKKASMKIASSVQKRVRVHNSSLKSRKK; encoded by the coding sequence ATGACTGCAGTGGAGAAGATAGAGGAGCAGCTTGCTAGTCTGCGCATAGCAAAACGCTCTACACTAAGTGAGGAACCTGCTTACTTACTGGATATAGATGTTTCCACACCTGCTCAATCTGAAGGCAGTCACTTTGTGGCGGTTTCATGTTCCAATAAGTCAATTAGAGTTTATAACAGGGATACATTAAACTTCCTGCGAGAGTACAGTAGCTGTCCTGGGATACTTAGTGGAGTCAGATTTGCACATGCTTGTGACAGCTTAGTGTTCTCAGCATGCAGCGATGGGACAGTGAAATGTTGGGATATTCGTTTAGCAACTGAGAAAGCTGTGCAGGTATTTAGTGGCTATCCTTCCAACGTTTTCATCAGTTTTGATATCAACTGCAGTGATCTCATACTTTGTGCTGGAACAGAAGAAGTTGAAAAGGACACGTTTCTGGTGTTTTGGGATGCGAGAGGCGTTACAGACTGTGCCAGGGCAACGAAAGAACCCTTGGGAGTCTATTCTGAAAGTCACAATGATGATGTCACTAAAATTAGTTTTCATCCTGTCAAACCCAATTTGGTGGTTTCTGGTTCAACTGATGGCTTGGTTAACGTGTTCGACATTAACAAGGATAATGAAGATGATGCTTTGATATCAACTTGCAATTCAGATTCATCGGTAAGTTTTATTGGCTGGTCTGGGAAAGACTATAGGCAGGTCTACTGCACGACACATGATGAGAGCTTTTGCTGGTGGGACATTGCTCAGTTAGATACCGAGGAACCCATAACACTGTTACATGTTCTGGATGTCAGAGATGCAGTCTGCATTGAAAACGACAGCTTGCATTACCTGGTAGGTGGCTTGTACCATGAAAAAGCAGACAAACTCTTCCTTATTGGGGGAACATCCACAGGAAACATTCACCTAATTGGCTGTGGCACTGACGGACTAAGCCTGGTGAGTACCCTTTGCGGAGGACACTCGGCCACTGTTCGCTCATTCTGCTGGAACCTGATGGATGAGTCTCTGTTGACGGGTGGAGAGGATGCTCAGCTGTTGCTATGGAAACCCGGAGCTGTGGAACAGTCCCTTGCAAAGAAAGCATCTATGAAGATTGCTTCTTCAGTACAGAAGAGAGTAAGAGTTCACAACAGCTCcctcaaaagcaggaaaaagtaa